From a region of the Hymenobacter jejuensis genome:
- a CDS encoding AraC family transcriptional regulator has protein sequence MSRPTQPTSVALHHPDKLDTLVENRTVYTLEGFELNIFETHQQASRVPLSMGSLVLTTMLRGKKVMHLPDRPAFDYLPGESVIVGEQQTMEIDFPEATLDNPTQCLAVAIPSDTIRQTVDLLNERFPLAEDHTPWHLSNSANAHLTNTPELTGTLERLIHLSQETHAAKDVLASFTLQELLIRLMQTQARKLIFHNYAQHLTSHRFAHVVHYIKQHLTEQITVQKLCELACMSKATFFRLFKREFGLTPVEYVIQERLTEAKRLLRNPFSTVADVCFRVGFNNTNYFQVLFKKYEGMTPGLYKKRCAA, from the coding sequence ATGTCCCGCCCCACTCAGCCCACTTCTGTTGCCCTTCACCACCCCGATAAGCTGGATACGCTGGTCGAAAACCGCACGGTGTACACGCTTGAGGGCTTCGAGCTAAACATTTTCGAAACGCACCAGCAGGCCAGCCGCGTGCCACTCAGCATGGGCAGCCTGGTACTCACGACCATGCTGCGGGGCAAAAAAGTGATGCACCTCCCCGACCGCCCCGCTTTCGACTACCTGCCCGGCGAATCGGTGATTGTGGGCGAACAGCAAACCATGGAAATCGACTTCCCGGAAGCTACTCTCGACAACCCGACGCAGTGCCTGGCCGTGGCCATTCCGTCCGATACCATTCGCCAAACCGTCGATTTGCTCAACGAGCGCTTTCCGCTGGCCGAAGACCACACGCCCTGGCACCTGAGCAACTCCGCGAACGCGCACCTGACCAACACGCCCGAGCTTACCGGCACGCTGGAGCGCCTCATTCATCTGTCGCAGGAAACGCACGCCGCCAAGGATGTGCTGGCGTCGTTTACGCTGCAAGAATTGCTCATCCGGCTCATGCAGACGCAGGCGCGCAAGCTCATTTTTCACAACTACGCCCAGCACCTGACCTCGCACCGCTTTGCGCACGTCGTGCACTACATCAAGCAACACCTCACCGAGCAGATCACGGTGCAAAAGCTCTGTGAGCTAGCCTGCATGAGCAAGGCGACGTTTTTTCGCCTCTTCAAGCGCGAGTTTGGCCTTACGCCCGTCGAGTACGTGATTCAGGAGCGCCTTACCGAAGCCAAACGCTTGCTGCGCAACCCTTTCAGCACCGTGGCCGATGTGTGCTTTCGGGTGGGCTTCAACAACACCAATTACTTTCAGGTGCTTTTCAAAAAGTACGAAGGCATGACGCCGGGCTTGTACAAAAAGCGGTGCGCCGCGTGA